From the Lytechinus variegatus isolate NC3 chromosome 5, Lvar_3.0, whole genome shotgun sequence genome, the window ATCTTCGAGCGAATTGCCGGCGAATCTTCTCGGCTGGCCCAGTACAACAAGAAATCTACCATCAGCAGTCGTGAGATACAGACCGCCGTGCGCCTTCTTCTTCCAGGGGAGCTTGCTAAGCACGCCGTGAGTGAGGGCACCAAAGCGGTGACGAAGTATACCACATCTAAATAGAGGGAGTTATACTCTTCATGAACAGACAACGGCCCTTTTCAGGGCCACACAAATATTCAAGAAAGAATGCATTATGTAGTATGATAAGTAGTATGAAGGAATAAATGAACGGTCGAATAAATTAAACGAAtgaagataaataataatagtttaAAAATATTACAGATGAAAATGAATCTGTTGTGAAAATCAAGTAACAAGTATGTGTGTACTGGGAAAGGTGCCGATGATAAGGAATGATCATGAATGATTATGCGTTTGagaatgcatgcatgcatgctatAAATTTCATACTGAAAATGAATactgaatgggggggggggggtgggtacaAAGTCGCAAATACGGGATGcaaaagcaaatccaaattAGCATATAATTTGCGTATGTTATTGACAAGACGGGAGGGGGGTCTTGATTTTTCATTGACTCATGATGTCCCCGTTCCCTAGTTTCTAACATGTTGTTACCTTCTCCAAAAAAAAGAGGATAACATCCAGAATCGGTCGCCCCGTGAATATAGTTTACTATTACCGTAGTGTAATTCGTCACCCCTTTGGTGCCTTCACTCACGCACTGCCGTTGTGCACAGCGCCACCACCATACCACGCTTCGCGCGTTATGACAATAGAGCAACACAACTGACCAATCACGAGAGCTCTGCGGACGGTGCCGTTGGGTTTGGGATCTCTCGGAGCTCTTATAAATAGCGGTCATTTTTAAGAGGCAGTCACTCATCTCGTCTTCTACGTTCGATTCGCAGGCTTACCATCAGACAAGTAACCTACCATGGCACGCACCAAGCAGACGGCTCGCAAATCTACCGGAGGAAAGGCTCCCAGAAAGCAGTTGGCAACCAAGGCGGCCAGGAAGAGTGCCCCAGCCACAGGGGGAGTTAAAAAGCCACATAGATACAGGCCTGGAACTGTCGCCCTGAGAGAGATTCGCCGCTACCAGAAGAGCACCGAGCTTCTGATCCGCAAACTCCCATTCCAGCGTCTTGTGAGGGAGATTGCCCAGGACTTCAAAACAGAGCTCCGCTTCCAGAGTTCCGCCGTGATGGCCCTTCAAGAAGCTAGCGAAGCCTATCTGGTCGGGCTATTTGAAGACACCAACCTGTGCGCCATCCATGCTAAGAGGGTTACCATCATGCCGAAAGATATCCAGCTGGCCCGTCGAATCCGTGGAGAACGCGCCTAGAGCGCCAATGCACTACAGCCTGTAGGGCATATAGCCAAACGGCTCTTTTCAGAGCCACCATAACATCACGAAAGAATCACTGATATCATAtgcaatatatatacatgaatagtgggaagaaataaaggaaccctgggataattcaaatattataatataatatatataatgcaCATCATGCATATAACTTTGATCAAAATAGTGgttgtgaggggggggggggtgtaattaCCTGTTGTCGCATGGAGAGTGAGTACATGTGTCACATGCCACCGTCACTGCTTGTCCTTTTCTTGTACCATGACATCCTCCTCCCTCTTtcctattgaaataaaaaaaggaaagaaatgaattaCTGATAAAATCGACATAACAGTATATACAcgcattattttaatatatataaaacacacgTGAAATCGCAAGCCATAAGGCTTCGCTTTCGgttgtttgatgattttgaaagtAGGATTTAGTTGGTTTACTTGTTCCAATAAATATATTCCAGGGGGTACATACTTGTTTCAATTAGATCTCATTGTAATTTTATTTGCTATTctgttattgaaatataaaatcaaaatagattCATGCATTCGTTATTGTATCGTATTTGGTTCAGGTAGGTATGTTATGCAGCCATATTGCAACACAGTACACCACGAGCTTCCAAAATTGAGTTGTGTGTTCGATTATTAGAGGGATCATAATAAATTTTGGTGTGAAcgtcattataatttttttcaagaaaatgaaataaatggtgcACAGGAAAAGATGGTAAACAAATGAGAAGGAATTGGCCGCAAGATGGCAGCAGTcacaaatattgatttttgttttcagagGCCGGACTGGCGACGGCGGTCAGCGAACCGTTGATTGGACAATAGTCGCAATACCCCGGCGGTAAATGCGAACGCCACATCGTGTATAAAAAGGCAGAAAAAAGCGGTGAGGAGTCATTACACGAATGCACACTGCTCCGGTCTGATCTTCAACTCGTTATCAGCTCATCTCATCAGTAAAACATCATGTCTGGAAGAGGAAAGAGTGGAAAGGCCCGAACCAAGGCAAAGACTCGCTCATCCCGTGCTGGTCTTCAGTTCCCAGTGGGACGTGTTCACCGATTTCTTCGAAAGGGCAGCTATGCACAGAGGGTAGGCGCTGGAGCACCCGTCTACATGGCTGCAGTATTGGAGTACCTGACTGCCGAGATCTTGGAACTCGCCGGTAATGCTGCTCGTGACAACAAGAAGTCTAGGATCATCCCTCGTCACCTTCAGCTCGCCGTACGCAACGACGAGGAACTGAACAAACTCTTGGGTGGTGTGACAATCGCACAAGGTGGTGTACTGCCAAACATCCAAGCCGTGTTGCTTCCAAAGAAGACCGCTAAATCAAGCTAGTTTGCCTCGGCCGGCGAACCCCCATTTTCAACGGCCCTTATCAGGGCCACCAAGTATTCACGAAAGAATcgttgttgttttcttttcattggtATCCATCCCTCTTTCTCCCTCACTAACTCTATACATACAGATAAGGTAAATGACGTTACggataagaaaaatgaataatgacaAGTAAATTAGAAGtaaaatgatgtcaaataaataaatgaataaaaaaattaagcagGGTTCAGGGAGGCTCatcaagttaatttgaataaaattcaccaaaacttagtaacatgaaatttcaaataacGGGGGTGCACTGGAAGGGAAAATATTCATAGACGTAGAAGAAGTAGTaagagtagaagtagtagtagtagtagtagtattagtagtagtagagtagtagtagtagtagtagtagtagtagtagtagtagtagtagtagtagtagtagtagtagtagtagtagtaagtagtagtagtagtagtagtagtagtagtagtagtagtagtagtagtagtagtagtagtagtatatcaAACTCAGGAAGTCCTAAACTATCGTGATAACGAGTGCTTCAATCATTCAGATGACAGTTAATGTCACACGCTCTTGATGTCGACCAACGCCCCCATGTGGCGAGTTGTTCCTAGCCTCGGTGTTCCGTCATCAAAATCAGTAGCTGTATTTACTACGCTAGGATGGCAACACCGAACAAAgactttctctcttttttagtTTATGTTTTATCAATAATAGCATGCATACGAATATATAATACGTGCATGTTTATgggcgaaaaaaaaaataataataatataaaaatatcgtTACAAATTGTCTTCGAAAGGAAAATAACGGGAGGAGCAataagaagtagaagaagaataataagaaggagaataataataaacatgataataataagaagaagaaaagggggaagaggaagaagaatttACTCTAGTTAGCAGAAGCACTCGTAAAATGGGCAACACTGTAGTGGAGCGGGCAGGCAGGGGAGGTTTCCTACCACGTACGCAACCATGACGTATAATGATCATTTCGCGGTGAGGCGGGCACTTGTTTTGTTCACATCGCAACTGTAAAGACGTATACCAAAATGGCTGAGAAGGACACCAAGAAGGCTCCTAAGAAGAAACCAGCGACCCATCCGCCTGCTGCTGAGATGGTTATGACAGCAATTACCGAACTGAAGGAGAAGAATGGATCTTCGCTGCAGGCAATCAAGAAGTACATCGAGCAGAACTTCGATGTCCAGATGGACCGACAGCTCATATTCATCAAGAAGGCTCTGAGGGCTGGTGTGGAGAAGGGCAAACTTACGCAGACGAAGGGGAAAGGTGCTTCGGGGTCATTCAAGTTGAATGTGCAAGCAGCCAAGGCACAGGCAGCGGAGAAAGccaagaaggaaaaggagagggccaagaaggagaaagagaaggagaaggcCAAGGCGAAAGCTGCAGCCCAGAAGGAGAAAAAGCAGAAGGCAGCCGCCGCTAAGAAGGCAAAAGCAGCACCCAAGAAAGTGAAGAAGTCAGTAAAGAAGACTactgagaagaaagagaagaaaaagacgcCGAAGAAGAAAGTCCCTGCCAAGAAATCGACACCCAAGAAGGCGACCAAGAAGGCGGTAGCCAAGAAGCCAAAGGCTTCGAACCCCAAGAAACCCGCGGCAAAGAAGGTGACAAAGAAATCCAAGTGATTTCTGGATAGCCACTTTCCAGTGCCAACCAAACGGCTCTTTTCAGAGCCACCACATTTCCAAGAAAGAATACTTGTCTCAATGAGAacgatattgataataataacaaaaagaatgataataataaaaaccaaaagaataataaaataaaaaaaataataataaaatagtaTGAACCATATTGTGACCACCCGCACTGGTATAAGTCGGATTctaataccaaaaaaaaatatgaagatagtGCATCTATTAAATGGTCCGGTAATTGGACAATATTATGACATTATAAGAAGGAGGAACAAGGGGCGGAATTTGAATGACATATAAGACATATAAAAATGCATATGAAAGTAATTGTATACTGTATGAAGTTAACATATCGTGGGGAAAAAATAACACGACGAGGAAGGAAGAAAACGTAAGAAATACATAATGCCAAGAAAGTTAACTAGAGAGGGAGATCGGTGTCATTGGTGAAATTCGAGACGTTGCCTTATATTCGAGTACTACTATTTAACAATATCTTCCAAAaagtatgcatttttttttcctgaggGTCATTATTCCGTGCGTTTTCAGGGCGGGGACTCTTTCAAAAATCATATCGGCGTCGGCACAAGGGGGCGCTCTGACGTGAGTGCCAATCGCCGCCGGGTCGGCGCGGTGACGAGTTTCGTCACCCACGTCCGCAATCTGACCACAATAGCCGCTGCTCTAGCGGATGACCTCATTCGCTCAGCGTAACATCCAGTCTTCAGTATCGTACAACAACTAGCTCTCATTCATCAAGATGTCTGGTCGcggaaaaggaggaaagggtCTTGGAAAGGGTGGTGCCAAGCGTCATCGCAAGGTTCTACGAGACAACATCCAAGGTATCACGAAGCCTGCTATCCGCCGTCTAGCAAGAAGAGGTGGAGTCAAAAGAATCTCTGGTCTCATCTACGAAGAGACACGCGGTGTACTGAAAGTCTTCTTGGAGAATGTCATCCGTGATGCCGTCACCTACTGTGAGCACGCCAAACGCAAGACCGTCACAGCCATGGACGTGGTCTATGCACTGAAGAGGCAGGGCCGTACCCTGTACGGTTTTGGCGGCTAGTCTGATACTACGGTTATGGCTAGAAATAACGGCTCTTTTCAGAGCCACCACATGATCAAGAAAGAATGTTGTTGTCAGTACTCTAATAATTTAGTGCtaaatataaatcaatttaggaaataatttcatacttcattatcatcatagcATCAAATTACCATTGCCTTATACAGAGTGAGGATGACATGTGAGTAGCCAAAGAGGTGTGGGTCAGGTTTTAGAGTTGAGGTACGTTttcgttttgtttttatatcggCAAGCAATAATTACAGTTTTGCAAAATATGATCGCAAAGAAATCCATTCTATTACATAGCTGCAATAAGGTGCCGAAATGCCAGTTATATTTTTCGTGAccaataaagaagaaaaaatattaatcatcGTGTATCGCTGTGATCTAACATTGGTAGACTACATTATGATCATCGACAACGAATAACACGGCAGCGTTTCCAATATGTATGTATCACGTGCGTCCAAAGGAAATAAACGACTATAATATAGATATAAATCATTACTTCTTATGCAAAGTCTCAATTTCTTTCAATCGATCGGATGGAATGTACTTGGGATGGGGTGAGGTAGGAAGAGAAATGGGGGGGGTGGgtgtggagagagagagagagagagtgagaaagaagcatacaaaaataatactaattgGAAAAAAAGACGGCCTCCGCCCCTAGTTATCCAGGTCGCTCTTTAGTCTGATTTTgctacctgaaaaaaaaaaacccggctAAACTCCTTATTTCAATTCCAGTAAGAACAGATAATAAACTTTGTTTCCCCCATTTCACTAAAAGCATGAACTTTTCACGGAGGGTTTGTACTGTGAAATAGGAATGAACTGATATTTATCGAGAtgcatttaaataaacatgaatttcTATTTTGACTGGTTCACATGAACGCATTTTCCTATGTcctgatgaaaagaaaatatcacaatattcaattttcattaccCTCACTTAAAAGAGAGGattcatttcttgaaaattcaccaGGAAAGGGGGATTATTTTCATTCGACCtgataacaatattattgtACAAGCTGTAACGACATATCGCCATTTTTCGTCAGTACTACACTACATCACATCACGTCGTCACTTTTTAAAAGCATAAACTTCGCTCAGCATGTATCTATTGTGATATCGTGCTAACAACAATCTTTGATGTTGTCCAGAAGAATATCGCcttaaaataatagaattaattttcaaaagagtTTTCAGTGATCCGAAAAAATATAAGGtcatacaaaaaataagaagaagataGTATCACCACACTCATTGCATAAGAACACTTTGTCGCCATCTCTCGACCAGGAGCAGTACAGGCGCCCATTGGCCGGCGGCCAATGAAAGACCGGGCTCATTTGCATACGGACCGCGCCGCACCGGACCCGGACGCGGTGTATAAATAGGGCGATTGAGACGGGGCACTCGCATTAGCAATCGAATATCTAATCGGTGCACACGCTTCGGTACATTCTTCACATACCAGCTTACATTCATCATGGCTCCAACAGGTCAAGTTGCCAAGAAAGGTTCCAAGAAAGCAGTCAAGGCCCCCCGGCCCAGCGGTGGCAAGAAGAGGCACAGGAAAAGGAAGGAGAGCTACGGAATCTACATCTACAAAGTCCTTAAGCAGGTTCACCCTGATACCGGAATTTCTAGCCGGGCCATGACGACCATGAACAGCTTCGTCAACGACATCTTCGAGCGAATTGCCGGCGAATCTTCTCGGCTGGCCCAGTACAACAAGAAATCTACCATCAGCAGTCGTGAGATACAGACCGCCGTGCGCCTTCTTCTTCCAGGGGAGCTTGCTAAGCACGCCGTGAGTGAGGGCACCAAAGCGGTGACGAAGTATACCACATCTAAATAGAGGGAGTTATACTCTTCATGAACAGACAACGGCCCTTTTCAGGGCCACACAAATATTCAAGAAAGAATGCATTATGTAGTATGAAGGAATAAATGAACGGTCGAATAAATTAAACGAAtgaagataaataataatagtttaAAAATATTACAGATGAAAATGAATCTGTTGTGAAAATCAAGTAACAAGTATGTGTGTACTGGGAAAGGTGCCGATGATAAGGAATGATCATGAATGATTATGCGTTTGagaatgcatgcatgcatgctataaattaatactgaaaatgaatactgaatgggggggggtggtgcaAAGTCGCAAATACGGGATGcaaaagcaaatccaaattAGCATATAATTTGCGTATGTTATTGACAAGACGGGAGGGGGGTCTTGATTTTTCATTGACTCATGATGTCCCCGTTCCCTAGTTTCTAACATGTTGTTACCTTCTCCAAAAAAGAGGATAACATCCAGAATCGGTCGCCCCGTGAATATAGTTTACTATTACCGTAGTGTAATTCGTCACCCCTTTGGTGCCTTCACTCACGCACTGCCGTTGTGCACAGCGCCACCACCATACCACGCTTCGCGCGTTATGACAATAGAGCAACACAACTGACCAATCACGAGAGCTCTGCGGACGGTGCCGTTGGGTTTGGGATCTCTCGGAGCTCTTATAAATAGCGGTCATTTTTAAGAGGCAGTCACTCATCTCGTCTTCTACGTTCGATTCGCAGGCTTACCATCAGACAAGTAACCTACCATGGCACGTACCAAGCAGACGGCTCGCAAATCTACCGGAGGAAAGGCTCCCAGAAAGCAGTTGGCAACCAAGGCGGCCAGGAAGAGTGCCCCAGCCACAGGGGGAGTTAAAAAGCCACATAGATACAGGCCTGGAACTGTCGCCCTGAGAGAGATTCGCCGCTACCAGAAGAGCACCGAGCTTCTGATCCGCAAACTCCCATTCCAGCGTCTAGTGAGGGAGATTGCCCAGGACTTCAAAACAGAGCTCCGCTTCCAGAGTTCCGCCGTGATGGCCCTTCAAGAAGCTAGCGAAGCCTATCTGGTCGGGCTATTTGAAGACACCAACCTGTGCGCCATCCATGCTAAGAGGGTTACCATCATGCCGAAAGATATCCAGCTGGCCCGTCGAATCCGTGGAGAACGCGCCTAGAGCGCCAATGCACTACAGCCTGTAGGGCATATAGCCAAACGGCTCTTTTCAGAGCCACCATAACATCACGAAAGAATCACTGATATCATAtgcaatatatatacatgtacatgaatagtgggaagaaataaaggaaccctgggataattcaaatattataatataatatatataatgcaCATCATGCATATAACTTTGATCAAAATAGTGgttgtgagggggggggggtgtaattaCCTGTTGTCGCATGGAGAGTGAGTACATGTGTCACATGCCACCGTCACTGCTTGTCCTTTTCTTGTACCATGACATCCTCCTCCCTCTTtcctattgaaataaaaaaaggaaagaaatgaattaCTGATAAAATCGACATAACAGTATATACAcgcattattttaatatatataaaacacacgTGAAATCGCAAGCCATAAGGCTTCGCTTTCGgttgtttgatgattttgaaggtAGGATTTAGTTGGTTTACTTGTTCCAATAAATATATTCCAGGGGGTACATACTTGTTTCAATTAGATCTCATTGTAATTTTATTTGCTATTctgttattgaaatataaaatcaaaatagattCATGCATTCGTTATTGTATCGTATTTGGTTCAGGTAGGTATGTTATGCAGCCATATTGCAACACAGTACACCACGAGCTTCCAAAATTGAGTTGTGTGTTCGATTATTAGAGGGATCATAATAAATTTTGGTGTGAAcgtcattataatttttttcaagaaaatgaaataaatggtgcACAGGAAAAGATGGTAAACAAATGAGAAGGAATTGGCCGCAAGATGGCAGCAGTcacaaatattgatttttgttttcagagGCCGGACTGGCGACGGCGGTCAGCGAACCGTTGATTGGACAATAGTCGCAATACCCGGCGGTAAATGCGAACGCCACATCGTGTATAAAAAGGCAGAAAAAAGCGGTGAGGAGTCATTACACGAATGCACACTGCTCCGGTCTGATCTTCAACTCGTTATCAGCTCATCTCATCAGTAAAACATCATGTCTGGAAGAGGAAAGAGTGGAAAGGCCCGAACCAAGGCAAAGACTCGCTCATCCCGTGCTGGTCTTCAGTTCCCAGTGGGACGTGTTCACCGATTTCTTCGAAAGGGCAGCTATGCACAGAGGGTAGGCGCTGGAGCACCCGTCTACATGGCTGCAGTATTGGAGTACCTGACTGCCGAGATCTTGGAACTCGCCGGTAATGCTGCTCGTGACAACAAG encodes:
- the LOC121415282 gene encoding histone H3, embryonic codes for the protein MARTKQTARKSTGGKAPRKQLATKAARKSAPATGGVKKPHRYRPGTVALREIRRYQKSTELLIRKLPFQRLVREIAQDFKTELRFQSSAVMALQEASEAYLVGLFEDTNLCAIHAKRVTIMPKDIQLARRIRGERA
- the LOC121415289 gene encoding histone H2A, embryonic, which codes for MSGRGKSGKARTKAKTRSSRAGLQFPVGRVHRFLRKGSYAQRVGAGAPVYMAAVLEYLTAEILELAGNAARDNKKSRIIPRHLQLAVRNDEELNKLLGGVTIAQGGVLPNIQAVLLPKKTAKSS
- the LOC121415276 gene encoding histone H1.1, embryonic-like, whose translation is MAEKDTKKAPKKKPATHPPAAEMVMTAITELKEKNGSSLQAIKKYIEQNFDVQMDRQLIFIKKALRAGVEKGKLTQTKGKGASGSFKLNVQAAKAQAAEKAKKEKERAKKEKEKEKAKAKAAAQKEKKQKAAAAKKAKAAPKKVKKSVKKTTEKKEKKKTPKKKVPAKKSTPKKATKKAVAKKPKASNPKKPAAKKVTKKSK
- the LOC121415309 gene encoding histone H4 yields the protein MSGRGKGGKGLGKGGAKRHRKVLRDNIQGITKPAIRRLARRGGVKRISGLIYEETRGVLKVFLENVIRDAVTYCEHAKRKTVTAMDVVYALKRQGRTLYGFGG
- the LOC121415303 gene encoding histone H2B.2, embryonic-like, translating into MAPTGQVAKKGSKKAVKAPRPSGGKKRHRKRKESYGIYIYKVLKQVHPDTGISSRAMTTMNSFVNDIFERIAGESSRLAQYNKKSTISSREIQTAVRLLLPGELAKHAVSEGTKAVTKYTTSK
- the LOC121415281 gene encoding histone H3, embryonic, which produces MARTKQTARKSTGGKAPRKQLATKAARKSAPATGGVKKPHRYRPGTVALREIRRYQKSTELLIRKLPFQRLVREIAQDFKTELRFQSSAVMALQEASEAYLVGLFEDTNLCAIHAKRVTIMPKDIQLARRIRGERA
- the LOC121415294 gene encoding histone H2A, embryonic; translated protein: MSGRGKSGKARTKAKTRSSRAGLQFPVGRVHRFLRKGSYAQRVGAGAPVYMAAVLEYLTAEILELAGNAARDNKKSRIIPRHLQLAVRNDEELNKLLGGVTIAQGGVLPNIQAVLLPKKTAKSS